The Epinephelus lanceolatus isolate andai-2023 chromosome 1, ASM4190304v1, whole genome shotgun sequence genome has a window encoding:
- the znf740a gene encoding uncharacterized protein znf740a isoform X12: MSHLPSSSVRDHMKWAGLLGCEAVLSSMALMQASSMAAPPKKMMAPLGHGPPQREGPDRAPQSHMILPSGMSCPPLLIRKEGDFQAPRLLDEKDMRANEDMQQKKKNRKSVTPCKVREQEGRGGKGTGGDENGPSSKVQKNFICDHCYGAFRSGYHLKRHILIHTGEKPYACAVCDMRFIQRYHLERHSLIHTGVKPYACSMCDMRFFQRYHLERHRLTHTGVKPYACSMCDMRFFQRYHLARHSLTHTGVKPYACSMCDMRFFQRYHLARHSLTHTGVKPYACSMCDMRFFQRYHLARHSLTHTGVKPYACTMCDMRFIQRYQLERHSLTHTGVKPYACTMCDKRFFQRYHLARHSLTHMGVKPYACTMCDMKFFQRYHLARHSLTHTGVKPYACTMCDKRFFQRYHLARHSLTHMGVKPFACTMCDMRFVQRYHLARHSLTHTGVKPYACTMCDKRFFQRYHLARHSLTHMGVKPFACTMCDMRFVQRYHLARHSLTHTGVKPYACSMCDMRFIQRNHLERHSLTHTGEKPFACDMCDMRFIQRYHLERHKRVHSGEKPYQCERCQQNFSRTDRLLRHRRLCQGRGVAKVENQPCCEPRPYPQEPPPAPPTWSPLHPPPGRLAV; encoded by the exons ATGTCACATCTGCCCAGCAGCTCAGTCCGCGACCATATGAAATGG GCGGGGCTGCTTGGCTGCGAGGCTGTCCTCTCCAGCATGGCCCTGATGCAGGCCAGCTCCATGGCTGCTCCGCCCAAAAAAATGATGGCTCCACTTGGCCATGGACCACCGCAGAGAGAGGGACCTGACCGTGCTCCCCAGAGCCATATGATCCTCCCGTCTGGAATGAGCTGTCCACCCCTG CTTATCCGGAAGGAAGGTGATTTCCAAGCTCCCCGCCTGCTGGATGAGAAGGACATGAGGGCCAACGAGGAcatgcagcagaaaaaaaagaacaggaaatCAGTAACGCCCTGCAAAGTGAGAGAACAAGAAGGAAGGGGAGGGAAG GGCACAGGTGGAGATGAGAATGGTCCCTCATCCAAAGTGCAGAAAAACTTTATTTGTGATCACTGTTATGGAGCATTTAGGAGCGGATACCACCTGAAGAGACATATCCTCATTCATACAG GGGAGAAGCCGTATGCTTGTGCCGTATGTGACATGAGGTTTATTCAGCGTTACCACCTGGAGAGACACAGCCTCATTCACACGG gGGTGAAGCCGTACGCTTGTTCCATGTGTGACATGCGGTTTTTCCAGCGTTACCACCTGGAGAGACACAGACTCACTCATACGG GGGTGAAGCCGTACGCTTGCTCCATGTGTGACATGAGGTTCTTCCAACGTTACCATCTGGCAAGACACAGCCTCACTCATACTG GGGTGAAGCCATACGCTTGCTCCATGTGTGACATGAGATTTTTCCAGAGATACCACTTGGCGAGACACAGCCTCACTCACACGG GGGTGAAGCCATACGCTTGCTCCATGTGTGACATGAGGTTCTTCCAGCGTTACCATTTGGCAAGACACAGCCTCACTCATACTG GGGTGAAGCCATATGCTTGTACCATGTGTGACATGCGCTTTATACAACGTTACCAACTGGAGAGACACAGTCTCACTCATACGG GGGTGAAGCCGTACGCTTGCACCATGTGTGACAAGAGGTTTTTTCAGCGCTACCACCTGGCGAGACACAGCCTCACTCATATGG GTGTGAAACCTTATGCTTGCACCATGTGTGACATGAAGTTTTTTCAGCGTTACCACCTGGCGAGACACAGCCTCACTCATACGG GTGTGAAACCTTATGCTTGCACCATGTGTGACAAGAGGTTTTTTCAGCGCTACCACCTGGCGAGACACAGCCTCACTCATATGG GTGTGAAACCTTTTGCTTGTACCATGTGTGACATGAGGTTTGTTCAGCGTTACCACCTGGCGAGACACAGCCTCACTCATACGG GTGTGAAACCTTATGCTTGCACCATGTGTGACAAGAGGTTTTTTCAGCGCTACCACCTGGCAAGACACAGCCTCACTCATATGG GTGTGAAACCTTTTGCTTGTACCATGTGTGACATGCGGTTTGTTCAGCGTTACCACCTGGCGAGACACAGCCTCACTCATACGG gGGTGAAGCCGTATGCTTGTTCCATGTGTGACATGAGGTTTATTCAGCGTAACCACCTGGAGAGACACAGCCTCACTCATACGG GAGAGAAGCCATTTGCTTGTGACATGTGTGATATGAGGTTTATCCAGCGCTACCACCTTGAGAGACACAAGCGTGTCCATAGTGGGGAGAAGCCTTACCAGTGTGAACGGTGCCAGCAG aACTTTTCACGGACAGACCGGCTGTTGCGGCATCGGCGGTTGTGCCAGGGTCGCGGCGTAGCCAAAGTAGAGAACCAGCCATGCTGCGAACCACGCCCATACCCCCAAGAACCCCCACCTGCACCCCCAACCTGGAGTCCCCTGCACCCCCCTCCAGGCCGACTGGCGGTCTGA
- the znf740a gene encoding uncharacterized protein znf740a isoform X19, with product MSHLPSSSVRDHMKWAGLLGCEAVLSSMALMQASSMAAPPKKMMAPLGHGPPQREGPDRAPQSHMILPSGMSCPPLLIRKEGDFQAPRLLDEKDMRANEDMQQKKKNRKSVTPCKVREQEGRGGKGTGGDENGPSSKVQKNFICDHCYGAFRSGYHLKRHILIHTGVKPYACSMCDMRFFQRYHLARHSLTHTGVKPYACSMCDMRFFQRYHLARHSLTHTGVKPYACSMCDMRFFQRYHLARHTLTHTGVKPYACSMCDMRFFQRYHLARHSLTHTGVKPYACTMCDMRFIQRYQLERHSLTHTGVKPYACTMCDKRFFQRYHLARHSLTHMGVKPYACTMCDMKFFQRYHLARHSLTHTGVKPYACTMCDKRFFQRYHLARHSLTHMGVKPFACTMCDMRFVQRYHLARHSLTHTGVKPYACTMCDKRFFQRYHLARHSLTHMGVKPFACTMCDMRFVQRYHLARHSLTHTGVKPYACSMCDMRFIQRNHLERHSLTHTGEKPFACDMCDMRFIQRYHLERHKRVHSGEKPYQCERCQQNFSRTDRLLRHRRLCQGRGVAKVENQPCCEPRPYPQEPPPAPPTWSPLHPPPGRLAV from the exons ATGTCACATCTGCCCAGCAGCTCAGTCCGCGACCATATGAAATGG GCGGGGCTGCTTGGCTGCGAGGCTGTCCTCTCCAGCATGGCCCTGATGCAGGCCAGCTCCATGGCTGCTCCGCCCAAAAAAATGATGGCTCCACTTGGCCATGGACCACCGCAGAGAGAGGGACCTGACCGTGCTCCCCAGAGCCATATGATCCTCCCGTCTGGAATGAGCTGTCCACCCCTG CTTATCCGGAAGGAAGGTGATTTCCAAGCTCCCCGCCTGCTGGATGAGAAGGACATGAGGGCCAACGAGGAcatgcagcagaaaaaaaagaacaggaaatCAGTAACGCCCTGCAAAGTGAGAGAACAAGAAGGAAGGGGAGGGAAG GGCACAGGTGGAGATGAGAATGGTCCCTCATCCAAAGTGCAGAAAAACTTTATTTGTGATCACTGTTATGGAGCATTTAGGAGCGGATACCACCTGAAGAGACATATCCTCATTCATACAG GGGTGAAGCCGTACGCTTGCTCCATGTGTGACATGAGGTTCTTCCAACGTTACCATCTGGCAAGACACAGCCTCACTCATACTG GGGTGAAGCCATACGCTTGCTCCATGTGTGACATGAGATTTTTCCAGAGATACCACTTGGCGAGACACAGCCTCACTCACACGG ggGTGAAGCCATATGCTTGCTCCATGTGTGACATGAGATTTTTCCAGAGATACCACCTGGCAAGACACACTCTCACCCATACGG GGGTGAAGCCATACGCTTGCTCCATGTGTGACATGAGGTTCTTCCAGCGTTACCATTTGGCAAGACACAGCCTCACTCATACTG GGGTGAAGCCATATGCTTGTACCATGTGTGACATGCGCTTTATACAACGTTACCAACTGGAGAGACACAGTCTCACTCATACGG GGGTGAAGCCGTACGCTTGCACCATGTGTGACAAGAGGTTTTTTCAGCGCTACCACCTGGCGAGACACAGCCTCACTCATATGG GTGTGAAACCTTATGCTTGCACCATGTGTGACATGAAGTTTTTTCAGCGTTACCACCTGGCGAGACACAGCCTCACTCATACGG GTGTGAAACCTTATGCTTGCACCATGTGTGACAAGAGGTTTTTTCAGCGCTACCACCTGGCGAGACACAGCCTCACTCATATGG GTGTGAAACCTTTTGCTTGTACCATGTGTGACATGAGGTTTGTTCAGCGTTACCACCTGGCGAGACACAGCCTCACTCATACGG GTGTGAAACCTTATGCTTGCACCATGTGTGACAAGAGGTTTTTTCAGCGCTACCACCTGGCAAGACACAGCCTCACTCATATGG GTGTGAAACCTTTTGCTTGTACCATGTGTGACATGCGGTTTGTTCAGCGTTACCACCTGGCGAGACACAGCCTCACTCATACGG gGGTGAAGCCGTATGCTTGTTCCATGTGTGACATGAGGTTTATTCAGCGTAACCACCTGGAGAGACACAGCCTCACTCATACGG GAGAGAAGCCATTTGCTTGTGACATGTGTGATATGAGGTTTATCCAGCGCTACCACCTTGAGAGACACAAGCGTGTCCATAGTGGGGAGAAGCCTTACCAGTGTGAACGGTGCCAGCAG aACTTTTCACGGACAGACCGGCTGTTGCGGCATCGGCGGTTGTGCCAGGGTCGCGGCGTAGCCAAAGTAGAGAACCAGCCATGCTGCGAACCACGCCCATACCCCCAAGAACCCCCACCTGCACCCCCAACCTGGAGTCCCCTGCACCCCCCTCCAGGCCGACTGGCGGTCTGA
- the znf740a gene encoding uncharacterized protein znf740a isoform X28, whose amino-acid sequence MSHLPSSSVRDHMKWAGLLGCEAVLSSMALMQASSMAAPPKKMMAPLGHGPPQREGPDRAPQSHMILPSGMSCPPLLIRKEGDFQAPRLLDEKDMRANEDMQQKKKNRKSVTPCKGTGGDENGPSSKVQKNFICDHCYGAFRSGYHLKRHILIHTGVKPYACSMCDMRFFQRYHLARHSLTHTGVKPYACSMCDMRFFQRYHLARHTLTHTGVKPYACSMCDMRFFQRYHLARHSLTHTGVKPYACTMCDMRFIQRYQLERHSLTHTGVKPYACTMCDKRFFQRYHLARHSLTHMGVKPYACTMCDMKFFQRYHLARHSLTHTGVKPYACTMCDKRFFQRYHLARHSLTHMGVKPFACTMCDMRFVQRYHLARHSLTHTGVKPYACTMCDKRFFQRYHLARHSLTHMGVKPFACTMCDMRFVQRYHLARHSLTHTGVKPYACSMCDMRFIQRNHLERHSLTHTGEKPFACDMCDMRFIQRYHLERHKRVHSGEKPYQCERCQQNFSRTDRLLRHRRLCQGRGVAKVENQPCCEPRPYPQEPPPAPPTWSPLHPPPGRLAV is encoded by the exons ATGTCACATCTGCCCAGCAGCTCAGTCCGCGACCATATGAAATGG GCGGGGCTGCTTGGCTGCGAGGCTGTCCTCTCCAGCATGGCCCTGATGCAGGCCAGCTCCATGGCTGCTCCGCCCAAAAAAATGATGGCTCCACTTGGCCATGGACCACCGCAGAGAGAGGGACCTGACCGTGCTCCCCAGAGCCATATGATCCTCCCGTCTGGAATGAGCTGTCCACCCCTG CTTATCCGGAAGGAAGGTGATTTCCAAGCTCCCCGCCTGCTGGATGAGAAGGACATGAGGGCCAACGAGGAcatgcagcagaaaaaaaagaacaggaaatCAGTAACGCCCTGCAAA GGCACAGGTGGAGATGAGAATGGTCCCTCATCCAAAGTGCAGAAAAACTTTATTTGTGATCACTGTTATGGAGCATTTAGGAGCGGATACCACCTGAAGAGACATATCCTCATTCATACAG GGGTGAAGCCGTACGCTTGCTCCATGTGTGACATGAGGTTCTTCCAACGTTACCATCTGGCAAGACACAGCCTCACTCATACTG ggGTGAAGCCATATGCTTGCTCCATGTGTGACATGAGATTTTTCCAGAGATACCACCTGGCAAGACACACTCTCACCCATACGG GGGTGAAGCCATACGCTTGCTCCATGTGTGACATGAGGTTCTTCCAGCGTTACCATTTGGCAAGACACAGCCTCACTCATACTG GGGTGAAGCCATATGCTTGTACCATGTGTGACATGCGCTTTATACAACGTTACCAACTGGAGAGACACAGTCTCACTCATACGG GGGTGAAGCCGTACGCTTGCACCATGTGTGACAAGAGGTTTTTTCAGCGCTACCACCTGGCGAGACACAGCCTCACTCATATGG GTGTGAAACCTTATGCTTGCACCATGTGTGACATGAAGTTTTTTCAGCGTTACCACCTGGCGAGACACAGCCTCACTCATACGG GTGTGAAACCTTATGCTTGCACCATGTGTGACAAGAGGTTTTTTCAGCGCTACCACCTGGCGAGACACAGCCTCACTCATATGG GTGTGAAACCTTTTGCTTGTACCATGTGTGACATGAGGTTTGTTCAGCGTTACCACCTGGCGAGACACAGCCTCACTCATACGG GTGTGAAACCTTATGCTTGCACCATGTGTGACAAGAGGTTTTTTCAGCGCTACCACCTGGCAAGACACAGCCTCACTCATATGG GTGTGAAACCTTTTGCTTGTACCATGTGTGACATGCGGTTTGTTCAGCGTTACCACCTGGCGAGACACAGCCTCACTCATACGG gGGTGAAGCCGTATGCTTGTTCCATGTGTGACATGAGGTTTATTCAGCGTAACCACCTGGAGAGACACAGCCTCACTCATACGG GAGAGAAGCCATTTGCTTGTGACATGTGTGATATGAGGTTTATCCAGCGCTACCACCTTGAGAGACACAAGCGTGTCCATAGTGGGGAGAAGCCTTACCAGTGTGAACGGTGCCAGCAG aACTTTTCACGGACAGACCGGCTGTTGCGGCATCGGCGGTTGTGCCAGGGTCGCGGCGTAGCCAAAGTAGAGAACCAGCCATGCTGCGAACCACGCCCATACCCCCAAGAACCCCCACCTGCACCCCCAACCTGGAGTCCCCTGCACCCCCCTCCAGGCCGACTGGCGGTCTGA
- the znf740a gene encoding uncharacterized protein znf740a isoform X30 → MSHLPSSSVRDHMKWAGLLGCEAVLSSMALMQASSMAAPPKKMMAPLGHGPPQREGPDRAPQSHMILPSGMSCPPLLIRKEGDFQAPRLLDEKDMRANEDMQQKKKNRKSVTPCKVREQEGRGGKGTGGDENGPSSKVQKNFICDHCYGAFRSGYHLKRHILIHTGEKPYACAVCDMRFIQRYHLERHSLIHTGVKPYACSMCDMRFFQRYHLERHRLTHTGVKPYACSMCDMRFFQRYHLARHSLTHTGVKPYACSMCDMRFFQRYHLARHSLTHTGVKPYACSMCDMRFFQRYHLARHTLTHTGVKPYACSMCDMRFFQRYHLARHSLTHTGVKPYACTMCDMRFIQRYQLERHSLTHTGVKPYACTMCDKRFFQRYHLARHSLTHMGVKPYACTMCDMKFFQRYHLARHSLTHTGVKPYACTMCDKRFFQRYHLARHSLTHMGEKPFACDMCDMRFIQRYHLERHKRVHSGEKPYQCERCQQNFSRTDRLLRHRRLCQGRGVAKVENQPCCEPRPYPQEPPPAPPTWSPLHPPPGRLAV, encoded by the exons ATGTCACATCTGCCCAGCAGCTCAGTCCGCGACCATATGAAATGG GCGGGGCTGCTTGGCTGCGAGGCTGTCCTCTCCAGCATGGCCCTGATGCAGGCCAGCTCCATGGCTGCTCCGCCCAAAAAAATGATGGCTCCACTTGGCCATGGACCACCGCAGAGAGAGGGACCTGACCGTGCTCCCCAGAGCCATATGATCCTCCCGTCTGGAATGAGCTGTCCACCCCTG CTTATCCGGAAGGAAGGTGATTTCCAAGCTCCCCGCCTGCTGGATGAGAAGGACATGAGGGCCAACGAGGAcatgcagcagaaaaaaaagaacaggaaatCAGTAACGCCCTGCAAAGTGAGAGAACAAGAAGGAAGGGGAGGGAAG GGCACAGGTGGAGATGAGAATGGTCCCTCATCCAAAGTGCAGAAAAACTTTATTTGTGATCACTGTTATGGAGCATTTAGGAGCGGATACCACCTGAAGAGACATATCCTCATTCATACAG GGGAGAAGCCGTATGCTTGTGCCGTATGTGACATGAGGTTTATTCAGCGTTACCACCTGGAGAGACACAGCCTCATTCACACGG gGGTGAAGCCGTACGCTTGTTCCATGTGTGACATGCGGTTTTTCCAGCGTTACCACCTGGAGAGACACAGACTCACTCATACGG GGGTGAAGCCGTACGCTTGCTCCATGTGTGACATGAGGTTCTTCCAACGTTACCATCTGGCAAGACACAGCCTCACTCATACTG GGGTGAAGCCATACGCTTGCTCCATGTGTGACATGAGATTTTTCCAGAGATACCACTTGGCGAGACACAGCCTCACTCACACGG ggGTGAAGCCATATGCTTGCTCCATGTGTGACATGAGATTTTTCCAGAGATACCACCTGGCAAGACACACTCTCACCCATACGG GGGTGAAGCCATACGCTTGCTCCATGTGTGACATGAGGTTCTTCCAGCGTTACCATTTGGCAAGACACAGCCTCACTCATACTG GGGTGAAGCCATATGCTTGTACCATGTGTGACATGCGCTTTATACAACGTTACCAACTGGAGAGACACAGTCTCACTCATACGG GGGTGAAGCCGTACGCTTGCACCATGTGTGACAAGAGGTTTTTTCAGCGCTACCACCTGGCGAGACACAGCCTCACTCATATGG GTGTGAAACCTTATGCTTGCACCATGTGTGACATGAAGTTTTTTCAGCGTTACCACCTGGCGAGACACAGCCTCACTCATACGG GTGTGAAACCTTATGCTTGCACCATGTGTGACAAGAGGTTTTTTCAGCGCTACCACCTGGCGAGACACAGCCTCACTCATATGG GAGAGAAGCCATTTGCTTGTGACATGTGTGATATGAGGTTTATCCAGCGCTACCACCTTGAGAGACACAAGCGTGTCCATAGTGGGGAGAAGCCTTACCAGTGTGAACGGTGCCAGCAG aACTTTTCACGGACAGACCGGCTGTTGCGGCATCGGCGGTTGTGCCAGGGTCGCGGCGTAGCCAAAGTAGAGAACCAGCCATGCTGCGAACCACGCCCATACCCCCAAGAACCCCCACCTGCACCCCCAACCTGGAGTCCCCTGCACCCCCCTCCAGGCCGACTGGCGGTCTGA
- the znf740a gene encoding uncharacterized protein znf740a isoform X26 has translation MSHLPSSSVRDHMKWAGLLGCEAVLSSMALMQASSMAAPPKKMMAPLGHGPPQREGPDRAPQSHMILPSGMSCPPLLIRKEGDFQAPRLLDEKDMRANEDMQQKKKNRKSVTPCKGTGGDENGPSSKVQKNFICDHCYGAFRSGYHLKRHILIHTGVKPYACSMCDMRFFQRYHLARHSLTHTGVKPYACSMCDMRFFQRYHLARHSLTHTGVKPYACSMCDMRFFQRYHLARHTLTHTGVKPYACSMCDMRFFQRYHLARHSLTHTGVKPYACTMCDMRFIQRYQLERHSLTHTGVKPYACTMCDKRFFQRYHLARHSLTHMGVKPYACTMCDMKFFQRYHLARHSLTHTGVKPYACTMCDKRFFQRYHLARHSLTHMGVKPFACTMCDMRFVQRYHLARHSLTHTGVKPYACTMCDKRFFQRYHLARHSLTHMGVKPYACSMCDMRFIQRNHLERHSLTHTGEKPFACDMCDMRFIQRYHLERHKRVHSGEKPYQCERCQQNFSRTDRLLRHRRLCQGRGVAKVENQPCCEPRPYPQEPPPAPPTWSPLHPPPGRLAV, from the exons ATGTCACATCTGCCCAGCAGCTCAGTCCGCGACCATATGAAATGG GCGGGGCTGCTTGGCTGCGAGGCTGTCCTCTCCAGCATGGCCCTGATGCAGGCCAGCTCCATGGCTGCTCCGCCCAAAAAAATGATGGCTCCACTTGGCCATGGACCACCGCAGAGAGAGGGACCTGACCGTGCTCCCCAGAGCCATATGATCCTCCCGTCTGGAATGAGCTGTCCACCCCTG CTTATCCGGAAGGAAGGTGATTTCCAAGCTCCCCGCCTGCTGGATGAGAAGGACATGAGGGCCAACGAGGAcatgcagcagaaaaaaaagaacaggaaatCAGTAACGCCCTGCAAA GGCACAGGTGGAGATGAGAATGGTCCCTCATCCAAAGTGCAGAAAAACTTTATTTGTGATCACTGTTATGGAGCATTTAGGAGCGGATACCACCTGAAGAGACATATCCTCATTCATACAG GGGTGAAGCCGTACGCTTGCTCCATGTGTGACATGAGGTTCTTCCAACGTTACCATCTGGCAAGACACAGCCTCACTCATACTG GGGTGAAGCCATACGCTTGCTCCATGTGTGACATGAGATTTTTCCAGAGATACCACTTGGCGAGACACAGCCTCACTCACACGG ggGTGAAGCCATATGCTTGCTCCATGTGTGACATGAGATTTTTCCAGAGATACCACCTGGCAAGACACACTCTCACCCATACGG GGGTGAAGCCATACGCTTGCTCCATGTGTGACATGAGGTTCTTCCAGCGTTACCATTTGGCAAGACACAGCCTCACTCATACTG GGGTGAAGCCATATGCTTGTACCATGTGTGACATGCGCTTTATACAACGTTACCAACTGGAGAGACACAGTCTCACTCATACGG GGGTGAAGCCGTACGCTTGCACCATGTGTGACAAGAGGTTTTTTCAGCGCTACCACCTGGCGAGACACAGCCTCACTCATATGG GTGTGAAACCTTATGCTTGCACCATGTGTGACATGAAGTTTTTTCAGCGTTACCACCTGGCGAGACACAGCCTCACTCATACGG GTGTGAAACCTTATGCTTGCACCATGTGTGACAAGAGGTTTTTTCAGCGCTACCACCTGGCGAGACACAGCCTCACTCATATGG GTGTGAAACCTTTTGCTTGTACCATGTGTGACATGAGGTTTGTTCAGCGTTACCACCTGGCGAGACACAGCCTCACTCATACGG GTGTGAAACCTTATGCTTGCACCATGTGTGACAAGAGGTTTTTTCAGCGCTACCACCTGGCAAGACACAGCCTCACTCATATGG gGGTGAAGCCGTATGCTTGTTCCATGTGTGACATGAGGTTTATTCAGCGTAACCACCTGGAGAGACACAGCCTCACTCATACGG GAGAGAAGCCATTTGCTTGTGACATGTGTGATATGAGGTTTATCCAGCGCTACCACCTTGAGAGACACAAGCGTGTCCATAGTGGGGAGAAGCCTTACCAGTGTGAACGGTGCCAGCAG aACTTTTCACGGACAGACCGGCTGTTGCGGCATCGGCGGTTGTGCCAGGGTCGCGGCGTAGCCAAAGTAGAGAACCAGCCATGCTGCGAACCACGCCCATACCCCCAAGAACCCCCACCTGCACCCCCAACCTGGAGTCCCCTGCACCCCCCTCCAGGCCGACTGGCGGTCTGA
- the znf740a gene encoding uncharacterized protein znf740a isoform X6: MSHLPSSSVRDHMKWAGLLGCEAVLSSMALMQASSMAAPPKKMMAPLGHGPPQREGPDRAPQSHMILPSGMSCPPLLIRKEGDFQAPRLLDEKDMRANEDMQQKKKNRKSVTPCKVREQEGRGGKGTGGDENGPSSKVQKNFICDHCYGAFRSGYHLKRHILIHTGEKPYACAVCDMRFIQRYHLERHSLIHTGVKPYACSMCDMRFFQRYHLERHRLTHTGVKPYACSMCDMRFFQRYHLARHSLTHTGVKPYACSMCDMRFFQRYHLARHSLTHTGVKPYACSMCDMRFFQRYHLARHTLTHTGVKPYACSMCDMRFFQRYHLARHSLTHTGVKPYACTMCDMRFIQRYQLERHSLTHTGVKPYACTMCDKRFFQRYHLARHSLTHMGVKPYACTMCDMKFFQRYHLARHSLTHTGVKPYACTMCDKRFFQRYHLARHSLTHMGVKPYACTMCDKRFFQRYHLARHSLTHMGVKPFACTMCDMRFVQRYHLARHSLTHTGVKPYACSMCDMRFIQRNHLERHSLTHTGEKPFACDMCDMRFIQRYHLERHKRVHSGEKPYQCERCQQNFSRTDRLLRHRRLCQGRGVAKVENQPCCEPRPYPQEPPPAPPTWSPLHPPPGRLAV; the protein is encoded by the exons ATGTCACATCTGCCCAGCAGCTCAGTCCGCGACCATATGAAATGG GCGGGGCTGCTTGGCTGCGAGGCTGTCCTCTCCAGCATGGCCCTGATGCAGGCCAGCTCCATGGCTGCTCCGCCCAAAAAAATGATGGCTCCACTTGGCCATGGACCACCGCAGAGAGAGGGACCTGACCGTGCTCCCCAGAGCCATATGATCCTCCCGTCTGGAATGAGCTGTCCACCCCTG CTTATCCGGAAGGAAGGTGATTTCCAAGCTCCCCGCCTGCTGGATGAGAAGGACATGAGGGCCAACGAGGAcatgcagcagaaaaaaaagaacaggaaatCAGTAACGCCCTGCAAAGTGAGAGAACAAGAAGGAAGGGGAGGGAAG GGCACAGGTGGAGATGAGAATGGTCCCTCATCCAAAGTGCAGAAAAACTTTATTTGTGATCACTGTTATGGAGCATTTAGGAGCGGATACCACCTGAAGAGACATATCCTCATTCATACAG GGGAGAAGCCGTATGCTTGTGCCGTATGTGACATGAGGTTTATTCAGCGTTACCACCTGGAGAGACACAGCCTCATTCACACGG gGGTGAAGCCGTACGCTTGTTCCATGTGTGACATGCGGTTTTTCCAGCGTTACCACCTGGAGAGACACAGACTCACTCATACGG GGGTGAAGCCGTACGCTTGCTCCATGTGTGACATGAGGTTCTTCCAACGTTACCATCTGGCAAGACACAGCCTCACTCATACTG GGGTGAAGCCATACGCTTGCTCCATGTGTGACATGAGATTTTTCCAGAGATACCACTTGGCGAGACACAGCCTCACTCACACGG ggGTGAAGCCATATGCTTGCTCCATGTGTGACATGAGATTTTTCCAGAGATACCACCTGGCAAGACACACTCTCACCCATACGG GGGTGAAGCCATACGCTTGCTCCATGTGTGACATGAGGTTCTTCCAGCGTTACCATTTGGCAAGACACAGCCTCACTCATACTG GGGTGAAGCCATATGCTTGTACCATGTGTGACATGCGCTTTATACAACGTTACCAACTGGAGAGACACAGTCTCACTCATACGG GGGTGAAGCCGTACGCTTGCACCATGTGTGACAAGAGGTTTTTTCAGCGCTACCACCTGGCGAGACACAGCCTCACTCATATGG GTGTGAAACCTTATGCTTGCACCATGTGTGACATGAAGTTTTTTCAGCGTTACCACCTGGCGAGACACAGCCTCACTCATACGG GTGTGAAACCTTATGCTTGCACCATGTGTGACAAGAGGTTTTTTCAGCGCTACCACCTGGCGAGACACAGCCTCACTCATATGG GTGTGAAACCTTATGCTTGCACCATGTGTGACAAGAGGTTTTTTCAGCGCTACCACCTGGCAAGACACAGCCTCACTCATATGG GTGTGAAACCTTTTGCTTGTACCATGTGTGACATGCGGTTTGTTCAGCGTTACCACCTGGCGAGACACAGCCTCACTCATACGG gGGTGAAGCCGTATGCTTGTTCCATGTGTGACATGAGGTTTATTCAGCGTAACCACCTGGAGAGACACAGCCTCACTCATACGG GAGAGAAGCCATTTGCTTGTGACATGTGTGATATGAGGTTTATCCAGCGCTACCACCTTGAGAGACACAAGCGTGTCCATAGTGGGGAGAAGCCTTACCAGTGTGAACGGTGCCAGCAG aACTTTTCACGGACAGACCGGCTGTTGCGGCATCGGCGGTTGTGCCAGGGTCGCGGCGTAGCCAAAGTAGAGAACCAGCCATGCTGCGAACCACGCCCATACCCCCAAGAACCCCCACCTGCACCCCCAACCTGGAGTCCCCTGCACCCCCCTCCAGGCCGACTGGCGGTCTGA